AATCTGTAAATTTGACCTTATCAATGCTTAGCATTATCGCGTATAGTTTTGTTTACAAATATATGGCACTGCGTAATCTCCTTAAATAGTACCctgttttttttttgcacAGGAAGTATTGCATCCTTCTTACCTATATCTAGTATTTTATGTCATTCCAAAGAAATACTAATGTCGGTATTGTTCACAGGGTCACCAGATAGTATCGACTCGAGTAAGTCACCCACATATCAACAATTATCGTCGGGCCCTGAAGGAGGACCAATTGTAATAGGAAGGCCATCCCAATTGCAAGAACTAGAAGAAGTACCACAAGGGCGGCATCTAGGATTATTTTCGACTATAGTTCTTTTCGTCTCACGAATAGTTGGATCAGGAATATTTGCTACGTCCTCGGGTATATACCAAGACGTAGGAGGATCgccatttttatttttccTTTCATGGTTACTTGCAGCTGCATTGTCATTTAGTGGATTATACGTGTATTTGGAATTGGGTTCTTTAGTGCCTAGAAGTGGAGGCACTAAAGtttttttggaatttatATATGGAAAGCCATATATGTTAGCATGTGTTGTTTTTCTGATCTATTCCGTCATGTTTGGGTTTAATATGCTGAATGCATTGGTCTTTGGGGAGTACTTTTTGCACTCTATTGGTGTCAAGGCAGACGAATTCCACACTAGACTCGCAGGTTTACTTTGTGTGTACATAGCTGCTGCAATACATGGTATAAGCTACAACCATGGAGTAAAGgttcaaaatataattggTGCCCTAAagttgttattattattgatcaTGGTTCTAACTGGTATTTACCTGGTATTGATACCATCGAGTATAAGTCATTTAAATTCCAACATGCATTGGGATGATTTTTTTAAGACAAAGACATCTATGAGTTCTTCAACATTCGCTGGTGCAATTATTAAGGCTAGTTTTTCGTTCTACGGTTGGAATTCAGCCCATACTGTTTCTAATGAAGTCAAAGACCCGATAAATACATTCAGAATAGCTGGCCCTGTATCGTTGATAATAGTAACTGTTGCCTATATGTTTACAAATTTAGCGTATATAGTGGTAATTCTGCatgatgaaattatcaatagtGGTCAATTGATTGGCTCTTTACTATTTGAAAAGGTTTTCGGACATAAAGTTGGAAAACAGCTTCTAACATTCTCAGTTGCTTTATGTGCTGGTGGAAACATATTTGTTGTTCTCTATACTATCTCAAGAGTAAGTCAAGAGGTATTTCGTGAGGGGTTCCTTCCTTGTTCAAGGTTTATGGCTTCAAATTGGCCGTTTGGAGCTCCTCTCCCAACGTTAGTTCTCAGTTGCACTTTAACAACATTGGTGATTTTAGCACCCAAAGGTGACCTTTATAACTATATTATTGCGTTAGAAGGATATCCAAACCAAATTTTTCTCGGTTTGACTGCAATTGGTATATTTATAATCCGAAAGAGAAGTCCAGAATTACGAGCTCCTATTAGAGCCAGTCTAATAGGAACTGTATTCctattattaattacaCTATATTTAACAGTATCCCCATTTACTTCAACCAGAAGCCCTAATCCTAAGGGATTGGAAAACTGGCCATCTTATGCTGTGGTTGCTGTTATGTGTTTAGGGATTTGCATTTTATACTGGGTAGTTATGTTCAAATTGCTACCTTATCTTTGGGGATACAAGCTCACTTCTAAAGAGATTGAATTGAGCGATGGATTAGTAGTGAAGAAGTGGATCAAGGTTTATGGCGATATTTCTGTCGATTTAGATTTTATAGactaattatatataatacttAAGGTTGCGATACCATTTTATCTAGCctttcaacaaattttaCAAATTCTTGATCCAGTAACTTTTGAGTAACCAACCTTTTTAGTTCAGTATCCTTCATTTTAAACAAATCATATTTCGAATTagattttttcattcttgaagatttttGAATTCCATTGGTCGATGATTTTGGTAGAAGGAATTTATTCCCTATCTCCATCGACagtatttcttcttcttttatgACAGATTTGTTTATATTTACATCCCTCTCGCATGaatgaattttattattgattttacTTTGAGGTTTAGGCTTCATATTGGTATCATTTTGACTAAACACTGATGATTCATTCGTAAGATGATTACCAATACGGTTGATGAACTGTTGGTTACTCTGATCAATCGATGTTAAAGCTTTAGTATTGGAAACAGATAACATTTCCCCGTTATAATCCACGCTTGGTGTTTCTAAGGCTATACTGTTACCTTGAGCAAGCAGGTCGGgattaaatatattctgCTGCGGACTTGTTTGCAAATATGTGTATGGTGGTTGATACTGAGCATAACAGGCCTGAGGCTGATGATACTGTGGcaaaaaataattgttcTGTAACTGACTCCTTTCTCGTAATTGATGTAATGTGTTCAATTGGAGCTGTTTTCGTTGTTCTAGATTTATATTTGGCAAGCCGGTGGATTCTTCTAATTGTGAAAATGAAGTATTGTGTTCCAGAGGAGGGTTATACTGAGGTCTGCATAAAGGTCGTGATGGTTGATAGCAGTCTTTGTTATTTAAGGCATTTTCCCAAGGTCTGATAACAAGGTTTGGGTTTTGTGAGGCTGCTGCTATATTCTGATTTGGGTAGTCTATAATCTGTGAATTTTCACCAATGGCAACTGCATCCATTTGGTTCAACGTcactttcaatttctcttcCACACATTTACAACAGCTATCGTATACATCCTTGGTATTGAAACTAACTTGAAACCTCTTCAACAATTCACCCTTTGGGCTTACAACTTTAAACCCGACTGAAGGATACTTTCCAATGGATgagataaaattattggtaCCTTGGTGCCAATATGTCTGATGCtaaatttgttaatataattctatTGGAAAACTGTGTTATTATATAAACATACTAAAACATTTCCTTTCCAGATGATCGAAATATGAAAACTGCTTTCATCTGTTGGgtatttgaagaaatttatgGTAATATCAGATCTTTGAGGGAAGTGAAACCACTCACTAGCGGCTAAGCCATTCTTACCATTATTCTCTTTTCTCTCTTCaatcttgaatattgaaagttttCTAATATCAAAAGTAGATATATTTGGTTTCTGTGACATTGGTCTGACTTAATTGATAAACCTCGTAGATTTGGTGAAAGCTTCGGTATAAgttattaattattattttgacgCTATGTAACCAACTTTAAAAAAACTTGAGAATttgacaataataatacctTTACTTTTGATGAAATGCGTTAAATGGTATAAATGATAGGTATTAAGACTAATACCCacttcaaaataattttaccAGTACTAACAATGGATTTTATATTAactattattcaattctgaAATAGCTGCAAACGACATTGTCTCCAAAATACAAAATGTCGCAGTGATTCAGAATTTACAGGACTAAAGATCATATATGAAAGATAATAGTACCCAAGAACTATCTATCAAATGCATTACGTAGATATATTTCGAAACAAAAGGTTATTTCAAAACACCATCTAAGTGTTACtgtatttaatttaatatttgtatataattAGTGTTATAAATACAGGGTACTACATGGATCCTTCGGGTGGGAAATCCAACGATACTCccaattcttctaaagATCTTTTAACATGAGTAGCATTTCTACTGcctttatcaatattttcagcATTCGGACCAAAGTTTTCACCTAGAACGGTTTTCACTGAATCTGAGAGCACATTTGCGACAGATGTATTCGCACCTGGGTACAAGAGATTAGTGAACCTTTTAGTGCTTTTGCAGCCTTTTACTGGCTTTTCTCCGTTGAACATCTTAGTCAACCAAGCAATCGCAGCAGGAGTTCCTTCGATAAACTCCGTAATATGTCCTGTTGTCTCGTCAATGGCAAACTCATAAGAGTCGATACCCCATTCACACCAGTTGTTGTACGTTCTCACTGCATCTTTATATGCAACAATTTTATCCAATTCTCCGTGAAATACAAATAGCGGAATTTCAGGGACAGGGTCTCCTTTTTTTAAGGCGAGTGTATTCTCAGCGATAACTTTTTTAATTGTAGGGTCGTTGAATAATGCCCAACCTTCATCGAAGTATCTATTGGGACCAGTGAAAAACTTTTGGAAAGCAAATGTTACTATAGACGGTAAGAAACACAAGGTTTGGGCTTTGTTATAAGCCACTAGTTTACTTGGCATTAACAACTTCTGGACCATGGATTTAAGCTGGGAATACTCGTTAGTTAAACCAGCTATTGCACTTGCTGTTAAACCAGCAAAGATAGTGCCATCTACTCCTTCAGCAGTCGATGTAATATTAGTAACAAATCCGCCCATGGCAGCACCAATTAAGTTGGACTTGAGTTCTTTAGCATATGTTGGTTGCAAAGCAGCTGCCCACCCAGTAGCCACCGTTCCTCCAGAATAACCCCACATAGCGACCTTTGCATCTTCTTTGATACCTGTGACATTAGTGGTTTTTAAAACGGCTCTTATGGAATCCAAGGTGGATTGTCCGGATTGTTTTCCAGCAGTGAAGGAAGCTTTTGGGCCTTCATAATCGGGGATTACTACATACCATCCTTTCATCAAGGCCACATCTATGACATACATTTCAAGCTGGGCAAAGACGGTATTCATCGAGGCACCATACAAGAATGAATAAGAGGGTGAACAATTAATACTTGCAGAATCTTGCATAACCTGATAAGAAACGACCTTACTGGGGTCTGCATTGAATGGCTCGATAATTGTGGTTACTATGGCAGTAGCATTTCCATGCGAATCTGTTGTTCTTACTAATGCTTGCCAAGCACCTTTAACCAGGATGGGGAAATAAATACCTCTGAGTCGTTGTGGTGGTTTTCTAATCTTTAATATAGTACCCGGTTCCTTGTCTTCATATCCATCAGGTAGACTATAGAAATCATCCTCGCTGGGAGTTAGGACCTTAATTGGTCCCGCtattattgattctaaACATGCTAGAATTAAACAGATAAAAAAGAGtgatttgaaattcattattaatccAAGTTTAGTTTATCTGCCCCCCTGCTTGTAGTTTCCGACATACacgatatatatataatgttTAACTTCTGTCTGATCATTTCCCACTTTGCTTTCCAATAATGTCCTATGATTCTGtaaagaagatttatttCCTATTCTGGAAACGTTGCAAATGGGGGAACTTTAAATTTTGCTTCCCAATTGTTGTATGAATTTCTTAAGTATAATCCTGTAACCACATGTAgtatatttctaataattccCTTTTTTAGATAATTAATTGCGTTAGTCGGCCGCAAACGCTTCACATTATTGGATATTTCGTTGATAAAATCGCCATTTTTAGTCCAGCACAATCACAATAAGACGGTGGTTGAACTATAATATTAGGTTTTACGTTTTGGTATGACTTTCTCATAAATGGTATGGAAGTGAGTTGGACCTGTTACATTTGCTTACTTAGGCCTGATTTCATCAACTTTCCGACGTCATTATCACTATAGAAgtcattatatttatgaCTATTGGATATTCTTTCTTCGGAACGGGCTTACTACATTAAATTTAACTTGGGAAAATAGCTCATTGTTCGGGTTCGGGATTTCTCCATTTCGTATATTTCTCTTCGGTGCGCATGACAACTTTTGCATCTGTTAATCACAAGGAAGATTGCAACATAAGAGGAGCTAATGTGATAATAAGACATCGTTTCTTTTAAATTGTAAATTGGAAACAGCactttcaaaagaatttgatatattttaattgaaGTGTCGGAACATATTTAAAGACTAAACAAACCCTAGGGCGGATCTGGAACCTGAATTTGTAGTAGAAGCGcttatataattgataatgtgCCTCGAGTTTAACCTTCGCCAGTATTACACATGTATTTAGAAAGGAAGatggaaaaaaaaaacattttacaatattaaaaataatatagtGTTTTTTggatatattaatattggGTATAGTTAGTTAAATGAAGCTAAAATTCTTATCCTTAACAGCACTATTcgaaattttgatattctcACCATGGGTCAAGGTCTTCAGCATCAGGTTCttcaaatccaaatataCTTGTAGCAGCAGCATATAAGAAATCGAAAATAGAGCTGTCGGATCCGGGAAACTCTAGATTGGATTTTCTTTCAGCCCAGGTAAATCCTTTAACTCGCTCGTGGCCATTGAACTTTTTTCTTATCCAAGCAATTGTTGCGAGTGTCCCTGCTAATAATTGGGGAATATGTCAAATTGATTTGTCCATagcaaattcaaaagatttGATTCCTTCTCTGTACGACCCAGAAAACCCTGCGGTTTCTCCTCTCAGCCAATTTCACATGAATCACCACACTTCGCTTCTGCTATTTAAACCTAAATCAAGCGGATCTGAATATGGTAAATGTCAATTAACTAGACTCACTCTCATTCCAACTTCATGTTTGACACttccaaattctttttccCTTCTTCGATTATCCTCCCAGCTTTAGTCGCTTATACTCGTAACAACACATTATTGACTTgtgatttttttttatgtctttcaatttcagtTCATTGTAAGCCGCCAATTGGATCCTTGGAGTAATATGGACGTTTACATACGTAGCCATACTGTGTTAGGTTCAAGAAGTCTCCTGATAGCAAGAACCGTCAATAACATATACTAAATTATGTGCAGGTAATTACGATGTCATACAATCACCGGAAGTTAGCCGATCTGGGTTTTCAAGACCATAAGATCAATTGACTAAATATACAAGAGCAACATGGGCATATCCGTCAACTGGGATCCTATTGAGAAACCTTTGACAGAATTTTTGGAATCATATTCGTTTACTTCGAATTTAATCTTGACTCCTACAAGCAAATTTATTACAGAGTCATTAATCGTACTATTTTTCATCGTATTGAGCTATGAAACGATATATTGGACAGGTATTCACTTGAATTTATGGGAATATCATGCCAAAGATATATTTACCGAAGTACCAATACACTGTGCTCATGTATATTTCAGGTTGAATGTAATCAGTGCTAAAGACTTGGACcaacttgaaaaatattactCTTTGAAGCAACATAGTACATTTAATATACTCAAATGGAACGAGTTAAATCAATTAGGGTCGAGTTTATTTAAGCTAAGGAAATTTATCAGATATCACTTCGAATTCAGTCCTGAAGACTTCGAAATGAATGAGAATCCTGAATTTGGTTCCACCGTAATTCACTTAAGACGCAAAATCTTAcaactttttgaaaattcgAAGATATATAAGGAATTTCACgataaagaatataaagaCAGAGACGTTCTCATATTTAACAAGtatgataaagaaattgatcaCAAGCAAGATTTATGTTACCTCAGTAAATGTAATATTGAAACTGGCAATGTTATTGATTGCATAATCATTTATTAGGAGTATTTATCACTATGTAAATACATACATTACAAATTCCCATCAGTGAATTCATATTGTTTAGATTTACGGAAATTTAGATCAACTAGTCTTTGTTCGGCAATAGTCCAAAGCTTAATGATTCTTTCTAATTTAGATTCTAATGATAAGTCTTGTAGTTCGTCTTGTAAATTGTCATCATGGCTGACACTAGAGTCCTGGGATTGGTTGTTAGCATTTATATGTGctatattttcatcatatttcaaattatagTCATAGAGCATATCACTCGTATCGTCAGCGATcatttcaatatccttTTCTTGTGCTTCAAACTTATCAAAACCtaacaaattgaattctaaATGTTTTGGTCCCTTATAtatcttattattttcaatttctccATTATAAAGCCCCTGATTATTTCTATTGACATTTCCATTGACATTACCATTCTCCTCTATCGTTTCTTCattgtaatataaattcaagATAGCCTTATTTACCAATCTGTAACATTGATTTcttaatgataaattaaacaACGATCTTAGTTCTTCAGGCAAATCCTTCTGTTCTTCAATGCTTTTATCAGCATCAAAGTTGAAGCATAATAAACTCATGGTTATCtccaattcttttaataatctGCTTGAATGTGTTACTTTGTTAATCAAGTTCTCTCTGACGAATGTTAATATATCATCTAAGAACTTTTTCTCTAATGCTATATCAGCAATATTCCCATTAGCCAACTTGTGATTTCTGATCATTTCGATTAAATTTAAGCGCAATAGCTTAAAATGTAAAAGGTTGTTCGAATCAAGAATGGTTGGAAAGTATTCACTTACCTTTTGAATTGCATCTGTAATAGACCcttttaatatcaataactTAATTTCTTTACGTTGATTGATAGTAGAATAATCCGAAATAATCTTGGGTTTTACTATAGGGTGGTGATGACTATGTGGGGTAACATTCGAATCATAAGTTTCgttcttttcaaaataattcagaGCTACCTCTGCAAAATCTGAATTATTCATCGAGCTCATCGAACCTAGTTGCTTGATAAACGGGTTCAGCGACGGTGAATGGGACTTTATCCTTTCATTTTTTAGTTCTATGTTGATTTCCTTTGCAAAGCTAATAGCCGCTTCTTGATATCCTTCAACGATAAAATAGTTCAAGATCAAATTATCTATCTTCTCCTTGGATATACCACTAgcatttatatattctagATATCCCATGATTACAGAGGACCCTAATGTTCCTATATTATTCATGGAGTTTTAGAATTGCGATAAGATTATGTATTCCAAAAATGTAACACAAACTACAGCTAAGTGTATTGggatatatattttaaatagCCAACCTTTAGTATATGCGTAACTACGACATAGGCTGCTTCTCCTAAGTACAAATATTAGACAATTCCTTATAATGGTCTAAGTCAATTCCAATTTCGTCCTATCATGGTTAGTTTCATCACATCgattataaaatatttatacataCTAGAATAGTAGAGTAGTTCTCTACACCTTCCCTGACCATACTAAGAAAGTTATTGAACTAATTGGGATGTTAGTAAtgttgaataataaagGGACATCGTCTCAGCTTTACGTaccaatttctttctttgtcTGAAAATACGTTCAAGTTCCTTCGTATAATCTTTGCATTTATCTATCTCCTTTTTAGACAACCTTGTACTTCCCTCACTCTTTATAGATGCAAGTTTATTTTCTAGAACAACTAATTCCTTTTCTAGTTCCTTAGTCTGCAATACTGCTTCTTCGTTTGTTGGCAACTTAATGAGCTCGTCATATTCTAGTTGGGACGTTAGTAATTGCAAATATGATAACATCCATTATTATACGTACCAGTCTGCAAGGTCCTCACACATTTGTTTAAATCGTCAacatcttctttaattttttttatagaTTCAGTATTAACTTCCGCTTCTAAGTTCTTGTCAATTTCTTCCTCTTTGTATACATAATAGACCATTTTTCCGTAAGTCTTTGAAACTATTTCATTGGTAGAAACTAAAGAGTCTAGACATTTAGTCATGGTTGCCTTGTTTATCTTGTTGTGTAAgttcaatatcaaatctGAAACTGAATACGGCCGATACTGTTCTTTGAGGTAATTTTTAACCAAATCCTCGGCTTCTTGACCCTTTATTAAGGGGatattttccttcttggGACCCATAATGTATTCCTATTACTCTCGCTTATATTGTCTAATCTAAAAGATGTAATTAAAGTAatctatataatatttataatacttATAACTGAAGAAGACGGTTGCAATAAATCGCGCTAAGAATGTTAAAGCACTTTTAATATTGATCAGATTGTAAGA
The nucleotide sequence above comes from Debaryomyces hansenii CBS767 chromosome A complete sequence. Encoded proteins:
- a CDS encoding DEHA2D12078p (similar to uniprot|P38734 Saccharomyces cerevisiae YHL036W MUP3 Low affinity methionine permease), with the translated sequence MSVLFTGSPDSIDSSKSPTYQQLSSGPEGGPIVIGRPSQLQELEEVPQGRHLGLFSTIVLFVSRIVGSGIFATSSGIYQDVGGSPFLFFLSWLLAAALSFSGLYVYLELGSLVPRSGGTKVFLEFIYGKPYMLACVVFSIYSVMFGFNMSNALVFGEYFLHSIGVKADEFHTRLAGLLCVYIAAAIHGISYNHGVKVQNIIGALKLLLLLIMVLTGIYSVLIPSSISHLNSNMHWDDFFKTKTSMSSSTFAGAIIKASFSFYGWNSAHTVSNEVKDPINTFRIAGPVSLIIVTVAYMFTNLAYIVVISHDEIINSGQLIGSLLFEKVFGHKVGKQLLTFSVALCAGGNIFVVLYTISRVSQEVFREGFLPCSRFMASNWPFGAPLPTLVLSCTLTTLVILAPKGDLYNYIIALEGYPNQIFLGLTAIGIFIIRKRSPELRAPIRASLIGTVFLLLITLYLTVSPFTSTRSPNPKGLENWPSYAVVAVMCLGICILYWVVMFKLLPYLWGYKLTSKEIELSDGLVVKKWIKVYGDISVDLDFID
- a CDS encoding DEHA2D12100p (no similarity), whose amino-acid sequence is MSQKPNISTFDIRKLSIFKIEERKENNGKNGLAASEWFHFPQRSDITINFFKYPTDESSFHISIIWKGNVLHQTYWHQGTNNFISSIGKYPSVGFKVVSPKGELLKRFQVSFNTKDVYDSCCKCVEEKLKVTLNQMDAVAIGENSQIIDYPNQNIAAASQNPNLVIRPWENALNNKDCYQPSRPLCRPQYNPPSEHNTSFSQLEESTGLPNINLEQRKQLQLNTLHQLRERSQLQNNYFLPQYHQPQACYAQYQPPYTYLQTSPQQNIFNPDSLAQGNSIALETPSVDYNGEMLSVSNTKALTSIDQSNQQFINRIGNHLTNESSVFSQNDTNMKPKPQSKINNKIHSCERDVNINKSVIKEEEISSMEIGNKFLLPKSSTNGIQKSSRMKKSNSKYDLFKMKDTELKRLVTQKLSDQEFVKFVERLDKMVSQP
- a CDS encoding DEHA2D12122p (similar to uniprot|O94091 Candida albicans LIP1 Lipase 1 precursor or uniprot|Q9P8W2 Candida albicans LIP3 Lipase 3 precursor), whose translation is MNFKSLFFICLILACLESIIAGPIKVLTPSEDDFYSLPDGYEDKEPGTILKIRKPPQRLRGIYFPISVKGAWQALVRTTDSHGNATAIVTTIIEPFNADPSKVVSYQVMQDSASINCSPSYSFLYGASMNTVFAQLEMYVIDVALMKGWYVVIPDYEGPKASFTAGKQSGQSTLDSIRAVLKTTNVTGIKEDAKVAMWGYSGGTVATGWAAALQPTYAKELKSNLIGAAMGGFVTNITSTAEGVDGTIFAGLTASAIAGLTNEYSQLKSMVQKLLMPSKLVAYNKAQTLCFLPSIVTFAFQKFFTGPNRYFDEGWALFNDPTIKKVIAENTLALKKGDPVPEIPLFVFHGELDKIVAYKDAVRTYNNWCEWGIDSYEFAIDETTGHITEFIEGTPAAIAWLTKMFNGEKPVKGCKSTKRFTNLLYPGANTSVANVLSDSVKTVLGENFGPNAENIDKGSRNATHVKRSLEELGVSLDFPPEGSM
- a CDS encoding DEHA2D12144p (no similarity): MNHHTSLSLFKPKSSGSEYGKCQLTRLTLIPTSCLTLPNSFSLLRLSSQL
- a CDS encoding DEHA2D12166p (similar to CA0041|IPF10360 Candida albicans IPF10360), with amino-acid sequence MGISVNWDPIEKPLTEFLESYSFTSNLILTPTSKFITESLIVLFFIVLSYETIYWTGIHLNLWEYHAKDIFTEVPIHCAHVYFRLNVISAKDLDQLEKYYSLKQHSTFNILKWNELNQLGSSLFKLRKFIRYHFEFSPEDFEMNENPEFGSTVIHLRRKILQLFENSKIYKEFHDKEYKDRDVLIFNKYDKEIDHKQDLCYLSKCNIETGNVIDCIIIY
- a CDS encoding DEHA2D12188p (similar to CA0753|IPF10359 Candida albicans IPF10359); the protein is MNNIGTLGSSVIMGYLEYINASGISKEKIDNLILNYFIVEGYQEAAISFAKEINIELKNERIKSHSPSSNPFIKQLGSMSSMNNSDFAEVASNYFEKNETYDSNVTPHSHHHPIVKPKIISDYSTINQRKEIKLLILKGSITDAIQKVSEYFPTILDSNNLLHFKLLRLNLIEMIRNHKLANGNIADIALEKKFLDDILTFVRENLINKVTHSSRLLKELEITMSLLCFNFDADKSIEEQKDLPEELRSLFNLSLRNQCYRLVNKAILNLYYNEETIEENGNVNGNVNRNNQGLYNGEIENNKIYKGPKHLEFNLLGFDKFEAQEKDIEMIADDTSDMLYDYNLKYDENIAHINANNQSQDSSVSHDDNLQDELQDLSLESKLERIIKLWTIAEQRLVDLNFRKSKQYEFTDGNL
- a CDS encoding DEHA2D12210p (similar to uniprot|P53187 Saccharomyces cerevisiae YGL033W HOP2 Meiosis-specific homologous pairing protein) — protein: MGPKKENIPLIKGQEAEDLVKNYLKEQYRPYSVSDLILNLHNKINKATMTKCLDSLVSTNEIVSKTYGKMVYYVYKEEEIDKNLEAEVNTESIKKIKEDVDDLNKCVRTLQTEYDELIKLPTNEEAVLQTKELEKELVVLENKLASIKSEGSTRLSKKEIDKCKDYTKELERIFRQRKKLVRKAETMSLYYSTLLTSQLVQ